The genomic segment CGGCCCACTTGCCGACGATTCCCTCCTGCTCGAGCTGCCTGATCTCGGAGTGATCGTACCCCAGCACCTCCGAGAGAACCCGCTCGTTGTCCCACCCGACGGGCTTGGCCGCCCACTTGATGCGCCCCGGGGACTCCGACATCTTCGGGATCGGGCCGTACTCCACGACCTCTCCGTAGATCGGATCGTCGACTTTCCACACGGAGCCGCGCTCCCTCAAATGCTCGCTGTGGTAATGGTCCTTGGCGTTCTTGACTCCCGCGCAGCCGAACCCCTGCGCCCTCCCCAGTTCCTCCAGGTCCCCGATCGTCCTCGTCATCGCCCACGCCTTGAGGATCTCGTGGAGTGCGTCGGCATTCTCCTCGACGAGCCGGGCCTCGAGAGTGGCGTACCTCGGATCGCCCGCCAGGTCGTCCCGATGCATCGCCTTGGCGAGCCCGCGGAACTGGGTGTCCTCCGGGGCGCTGATCGCCGCGAAGCCGTCCACGCACCGGTAGACTCCCGCGGGGACCATCGCCCGGTCGCGGTTCCCGTACCGGCCGCGGTTCTCTCCCGTCTGTCCATGGTGGACCCACGTCCAGTCGAGAGCCCGGATCAGGTTTTCCGACTGGGACAGGTCGATGAACTGCCCCTTGCCGCTCCTGTCCCGGTACGCGATCGCCGCCAGGATCGATACGGCCGACATCAGCCCGCCGTAGTAATCGCCGATCCAGATCCCCGCCTTGAGGGGAGCCGACTCCGGGAACCCTGTGATCGACGCGAGGCCCGAGACGGACTGCGCGATCGCATCATACGAGGCGCGGCCGACGGAATAGGGGCCCCACTGCCCGAACCCGGAGTTCGCGGCGTAAATGAGGCGGGGGTTGACCTCCCGGAGCTGGCGGTATCCGATGCCGAACTTCCGCTCGAGCGTCCCCGCCCGCATGTTTTCGACGATCACGTCCGACTTGGAGACGAGCTCGAGGAAGAGATCGCGCCCCCGCTCCTTGTGGAGGTCGATCGCCACGTGGTACTTGTTGTGCGCCAGCGAGATGTACTCGAGCGCCCCGTTCTTCCAGAATTGGCCCCACGGCGTGAGCGACCGGCACGTGTCCCCCCCGCCGGGGAGCTCCACCTTGATGACCTCGGCTCCGTACTGGCCGAGGAAGGTCGACGTCGCCGGCCCCAGAATCAACGTCCCGAACTCGACGAGCCGGATGTTCTTGAGGGCCTCCGGCTTGCCGAACACCTTCCTCAAGTCGAAGAGGTCCTTCGCGTACGCGAAATAGTCCGCCTTCTCCGCCCCGTTCACGTCCGCTTTTCCCTCTTCCCGCTCCAGGAGCTTCATATGACCCCCTCCGCCGAAAGCTCATCGATGTGGGATTTCCCGAACCCCAGGTGCTTCATGTAGATGTACTCGTTGTCCGCCCCCACCGGCTTGCAGACGGTCTTGAGGCGCGGCGGGGTCTCGGTCATCTTCCAGGGCGGCATCTGCACCAGGATCTCGCCGTACACCGGGTCGAGGACCTTCTTGAAGACCCCCCGCTTCCACCAGTTCTCTTCCCGGACCGTATCCAGGGGATCGTTGACCCGACCTGTCGCGACCACGCCCTTCCCGACGGTGCGATCGTACTCCTGCACCTTGGCGAGGATCTCGACGGACGTGTACTTCCGCGCCCACTCCTCCATCGCCTGGAAGATCTGCTTTTCGTTGTCGTAGTTGAGGCGGGCGTAGATGCTCGGATACGTCTCGCGGAGCTGCGGGTTCTCCATGATCGAGGTGAGGGCGAGCCAGTTGATGTCGGAGAAGCCGGCGAGAAAGGTAAAACCGTCCTTGCTCTTGACGTAGGTGTACGGGAATACGGCGGGGTCGAAGTTGCCGACGCGCTCACGGCTTCTCCCGAACGCGTGGTACCAGAGGCAATTGTAGTCGAGAAAGCTCATGAGGCTCTCGGCCTCGGAGACGTCGATGAACTGTCCTTTCCCCGTGAGATGGCGGAAATGGAGGGCCGCCAGCGCCGCGAAGGCTCCGAACCCTCCGCCGGCGTACCACGCCATCCAATTGCCGTGCTTCGTCGGGACGGTGTGCTCGGCGGGCTCTCCGTTTTCGGGCTCGCCGGTGATGTAGACCAGTCCGGAGAGCGCCTGGGCGACCACATCGCTGCTTTTCCGGTTTTTGGGCGCTTCGGAACCGAATTGCCCGAAGGTGTTGATGGCCACGAAGACGAGGCCGGGGTTGACCTCCGAGAGATGGCGGTATCCCAGTCCCATCGCGTCCATCCGGCCGGCGTCGAAGGTCTCGATCATGATATCGGCTTTTTTTGCCAGGGATGCCAGGATTTTCCGACCCTTCCCGCTCTCGAGGTTGAGCGTCACGTGGTGCTTGTTCCGCCCTTCCACGAGGTACGGCAGCCCCGCGTCCTTCACCATCATCCCGAAGGGGGAATATCTCCGGGCGATGTCTCCTCCGGGGGGCTCGATCCGGATCACCCGCGCGCCGAATTCCGCCAGCGTGGAAGAACAGAAGAGGCCGGCGAAGTTGCCGTAACTCAGGTCGAGGACGATGGTACCGTCGAGCGCCTCGGGCTTCCGGCGGACGGCCGAGGGGTCCGTATTCCTCTCGGCCCATTCCTCCCACTTCATCGTTTCGTCGGATTCCTGGGTAGACATGCCCACCTCCATGTGTATACTGTCGACTGCATACTTTTCTACAGGGAGGCGGGGCGGGTTGTCAATCGGAGAGTTGAAGGCAACAATAAGCAAATACTTTTATGATTCGATATAAAACGAAGTAATAAAACATGTCCCGGATCTCCCAATCCATTTCCAAGGAGGATTTGATGCCTTCCCAACTGCATCTGCACGGCAAACGCGGGATGGATCTGCTGCAAGAGCCGATATTGAACAAGGGCACGGCCTTCACCGAGGAGGAGCGCGATGCGCTGGGACTGCGCGGCCTCCTGCCTCCCCGCGTTTCCACGCAGGAGAAACAGGCGATGCGAGTGAAGGAAAACCTCCAGCGCAAGTCGAGCGACATCGAGAAGTACATCTACCTGCTTTCGCTGCAGGACCGCCAGGAGGGCCTGTTCTACCGCGTGGTCATGGACAACCTCGACGAAATGATGCCCATCATCTACACCCCGACGGTGGGCCAGGGCTGCCAGGAGTACGGCCACATTTTCCGTCGCCCGCGCGGACTGTATATATCCTTCAAGGATCGCGGGCGGGTCAGAGAGATCCTGCAGAATTGGCCCCATAGCGACGTACGCATCATCGTCGTCACCGACGGGGAGCGCATCCTCGGCCTCGGCGATCTCGGCGCGAACGGCATGGGCATCCCGGTCGGCAAACTCGCCTTGTACACCGCCTGCGCGGGGATCCATCCGACGCAATGCCTGCCGGTCATGCTGGACGTCGGCACGAACAACGAGGCGTTGCTCAAGGATCCGCTTTACATCGGGTTGGCGGAGAAACGCCTGCGGGGGGCCGCCTTCGACGAGATGATCGAAGAGTTCTTCGCCGAAGTGCAGAAAATCTTCCCGAAAGCCTGTATTCAGCTCGAAGATTTCGGGAACTCGAACGCCTTCCGGCTGTTGCATCGTTACAGGGATCGGGCCTGCACGTTCGACGACGACATCCAGGGAACAGCATCCGTTACGCTGGCGGGAATGTACTCGGCACTGCGCATCACCGGCAACAAGCTGACCGATCACAAATTCCTGTTCCTGGGCGCGGGGGAGGCCGGCATCGGCATCGGCGACCTGATCGTAACCGGGCTGACGGCGGAGGGGATGCCCGAAGCCGAAGCCAGGCGCAGGTGCTGGTTCGTGGACTCGAAAGGCCTCGTCGTCAAGAGCCGGGCGGATCTCGTCGAGCACAAGCTGCCCTACGCGCACGACCATGCGCCCGTCTCCGATTTCCTGCAGGCGATCGAATCGCTCAAGCCGACCGCCATCGTCGGCGTATCCGGCATGCCGCGCACGTTCACGAAGCCGGTCGTGGAGGCGATGGCGCGCCTGAACCCGCACCCGATCGTCTTCGCCCTCTCGAACCCCACTTCGAAAGCGGAGTGCACGGCCGAGGAAGCCTACACATGGTCGGAGGGCCGCGCGGTCTATGCAAGTGGAAGCCCGTTCCCGCCGGTGTCCTACAAGGGCAAGACCTTCGTGCCCGGGCAAGGAAACAATGCGTACATCTTCCCCGGCGTGGGCCTGGGCGTGATCGCCAGCGAAGCGGCGCGCGTGACCGATGAGATGTTCTTTGTGGCCGCGAGGAAGCTCGCGGAGATGGTCACGGAAGACGACCTGGCGCAAGGCCGCATCTTTCCCAGCCTCACCCGCATCCGCGAAGTCTCCGCCGTCATCGCCGCGGCCGTGGCGGAAGTGACTTTCCATCGGGGCCTGACGACGATGAATCGACCTGCCGACCTGTCCGCGCATATCAAGGCGCAGATGTACGACCCGGAATACGAGGAGTACGTGTAGCAACGCCCATGGAGGGCGGCGCGGGAACTGGGAAACACCGGGGGAGGGAACTCACCGTTTTCCGGTCGCCCCGATTGGAATCCATGCACACCCACGGGAGCGGCTGCACGTTCGCCTCGGCCATAACCGCGGGACTGGCCAAGGGCCTGACACCGCAGGACGCCGTCAAACGGGCAAAGGATTATGTCACCGAGGCCATCCGGAAAGGGGTTTCGATGGGAAGCGGCCATGGTCCCACCAACCATCTTGCCGGCGTTTCCAGCAGGTGGTGATCCGCCGTCGACTATTCTCCTTGCAGGATCTTCGTGATTTCGTCCCTGTCGAATCGCGGCAGGTCTTTGGTCCGGCCTTCGCTTCTGCTCTTCACCCCCTCCTCCTTCCCGGTGATTCTGCCTATGATCGCGGCGGGCACGCCGGCCTCCTCCAGCGAACGCTTTATCTTTCCGCTGTCGGACGGCTCCACCATGATGAGGAGACTGCCGGAGGCGATGAAACCGAGGGGATCCAGGCCATAATGACGGCACAAGATACGGCATTCGTCCAGGATCGGAATCCGTTCTTCCTCGACGAGAAGTCCTGCATCCGCCGCGGCCGCCACCTCATGAAGGGCATTCGCCAGTCCACCTTCCGTTGGATCGTGCATGGCATGGACCCGGCCTTCCTGCATCGCGATCCGTGCGTCTTCGAGGACGCTGATCCCCGGTTTCTCCGCGAGGTTCCGGCAGCGGGCCAGGAACTCCTCTCCGAACAGACCCGCGATCTCCTCGCCCCTTTCTCTCGCAAGGATCGAGGTTCCTTCGATCGCGATCGCCTTTGTGAGGAGAATATCGTCACCCGGTCGCGCCCCCCCGGTGGTGATCAGCCGGTCCTTCTCCACCTCGCCGAGCATCGTGCCGACAAGGATCGGCCGGTCGATCCCGACGGTGATTTCCGTATGACCGCCACAGAAGGCCACGTCGATTCGTCTGCAGGCGGAGGAAAGCTGGTCGAAGATTCTCTCGACGAGTTCCTCCGTAGTCCCATTTTCGGGAAGGAGAACGGTCGCAAGAAACCATCGCGGCCTGCCTCCCATCGACGCTATGTCGTTCGAGTTGACGAAGATCGTGTAGGTTCCGATGTCCTCGGCGACGAACGTAACCGGATCCGTCTTGGCGAGGAGATACTTTTCCCCGAAGTCGATCGCCGCGGCATCTTCTCCGATCGAAGCGCCAACCACGACTCCATGAATCGTTGAAGTGTACGTCCGGATCAGTCTTTCGAGGATCCCGACAGGCAGCTTCCCCGGGGGAAATGACATGGGGTCCGTCATGGGCGCCACGAGATGTCCCACCCTCCTTTTCAGCGCACGGTGATGCGGAACCGGTGGAACGGGGATGCCCGGAGGGTATCATTTGGGCGGTGAGCGGGCAACCGTTTCGCGTATCCCGCCCGCCTAAGCAGCCTTGACCAGATACTCCGAGATCGACTTCATCTGCCCGCCCCACCCCTGTTTGTGCATCTCGTACGCCATTCCAGACGTGCAGCAGGAATTCCATCGATGCCGGACTCCACGACGGTAAGCAGCGTACCGTTCGGGAGAGGATCTGGCGAGCCGTGCGCGAGGCGGATTCGTCAAGCCTTCATGCCCCGGCCAGGAACTCAGATCCAGGGCATCGCGATCGATTTTAGGGATGGATCACGATCAATTGAATTTTGACCTGGCGCCGTCAAACGCCCTTTTCAGCTCCGCCCACGCGTTTTCTACCCCTTTCTTCATTTCCGTGGAAGCGGCACTGCCCGCCGTTTTCAGTTCCTCGAGTTTCTTCCGGGCCTCATTCAGCTTGGGGCGCAAAGTGGAAACTTCCCGGTCGATCTCCGTTTTCACGTCGGCCTTGGCTTCCTTCGCCCTGGACTTTAACTTTTCAAGATCAATACCCCATTCTTTCAGCTCTTTTTCCATCCTTTCCGCCTTGACCGCAAGATCCTTTTTTTCCTCTTCCATGGCCTCGCTCCTTTCGTTCCGGGTTTGGCCCGACCACAAGCCGGTCGCAAACGGAGAGGACATGGACGGGACATCGCTGTCCCGTCCTGCCCGGCACCCTGCCCTCGTCACTCCTCCAGCAGGAACGTGACCATCAGGTCCACCCGGTACTGGGTGATTTTCCCGTCCTTCACCTTCACCTTCTGCTCCTTGACCCAGGCGCCCTGGACGTTCTTCAGGGTTTTCGATGCGCGTTCGATTCCCACGGCAATGGCATCTTCGAAGCTTTTCGTCGACGCCGCCGTGATTTCGACCACTTTCCCTACGTGAATACCCGACTCCATCATGAGGGGCATGATTCCTCCTTTGCACTCCGGGAACCGAAGCGCATTTTTCCGTCACGGATCACCGCGATCGACGGAAACCAGGGGCCGGTTGACGTGCCGACGATTGTATACAGTATACAGTTTACGGTTAATTGCCGGAGAATCAAGTCCGACCCTTCCGGCTTCCTTGCAACACGAAATCGCCCCGCGCGCCGGCGTCTCGAGGATTACGCCCGGCAGCGCAACCAGCGGGTCAAGTTCCACGAATCACCACCCCATGGACATATCACCCGGCTGGATTACGGCAAGGGCTATGGCTTCATCGAGACGCCCGACGGGCGCGAGATCTACTTCCACCGGAACAGCGTCCTGGAAGCGAACTTCGACCGGCTCGAGGTGGGCGACCCGGTCCGGTTCCACGAAGAAACGGGGGAAGAGGGACCTCAAGCCAGCACGGTCCACGTGGAGAGGAAGGTCCGCGCGACGGGGTGATCATACCGTTCCGCTGGATGAAAGGTAATCCCGGTGGGCCCATGACGAGGATCGCGGGGCATCCCGGGCCCCCTTCCGCGTGGCAATGTCGTTTTCTGTCCCGGATCTCGCAGGCCAACCGGGATCATCATCGATCCCGCCGGAGCCGGTAGATTCTCCCTTCCGGAAAGACCGGCTCG from the bacterium genome contains:
- a CDS encoding CoA transferase, with the translated sequence MKLLEREEGKADVNGAEKADYFAYAKDLFDLRKVFGKPEALKNIRLVEFGTLILGPATSTFLGQYGAEVIKVELPGGGDTCRSLTPWGQFWKNGALEYISLAHNKYHVAIDLHKERGRDLFLELVSKSDVIVENMRAGTLERKFGIGYRQLREVNPRLIYAANSGFGQWGPYSVGRASYDAIAQSVSGLASITGFPESAPLKAGIWIGDYYGGLMSAVSILAAIAYRDRSGKGQFIDLSQSENLIRALDWTWVHHGQTGENRGRYGNRDRAMVPAGVYRCVDGFAAISAPEDTQFRGLAKAMHRDDLAGDPRYATLEARLVEENADALHEILKAWAMTRTIGDLEELGRAQGFGCAGVKNAKDHYHSEHLRERGSVWKVDDPIYGEVVEYGPIPKMSESPGRIKWAAKPVGWDNERVLSEVLGYDHSEIRQLEQEGIVGKWADVPGRKPPEGTQG
- a CDS encoding CoA transferase, which translates into the protein MSTQESDETMKWEEWAERNTDPSAVRRKPEALDGTIVLDLSYGNFAGLFCSSTLAEFGARVIRIEPPGGDIARRYSPFGMMVKDAGLPYLVEGRNKHHVTLNLESGKGRKILASLAKKADIMIETFDAGRMDAMGLGYRHLSEVNPGLVFVAINTFGQFGSEAPKNRKSSDVVAQALSGLVYITGEPENGEPAEHTVPTKHGNWMAWYAGGGFGAFAALAALHFRHLTGKGQFIDVSEAESLMSFLDYNCLWYHAFGRSRERVGNFDPAVFPYTYVKSKDGFTFLAGFSDINWLALTSIMENPQLRETYPSIYARLNYDNEKQIFQAMEEWARKYTSVEILAKVQEYDRTVGKGVVATGRVNDPLDTVREENWWKRGVFKKVLDPVYGEILVQMPPWKMTETPPRLKTVCKPVGADNEYIYMKHLGFGKSHIDELSAEGVI
- a CDS encoding NAD-dependent malic enzyme; amino-acid sequence: MDLLQEPILNKGTAFTEEERDALGLRGLLPPRVSTQEKQAMRVKENLQRKSSDIEKYIYLLSLQDRQEGLFYRVVMDNLDEMMPIIYTPTVGQGCQEYGHIFRRPRGLYISFKDRGRVREILQNWPHSDVRIIVVTDGERILGLGDLGANGMGIPVGKLALYTACAGIHPTQCLPVMLDVGTNNEALLKDPLYIGLAEKRLRGAAFDEMIEEFFAEVQKIFPKACIQLEDFGNSNAFRLLHRYRDRACTFDDDIQGTASVTLAGMYSALRITGNKLTDHKFLFLGAGEAGIGIGDLIVTGLTAEGMPEAEARRRCWFVDSKGLVVKSRADLVEHKLPYAHDHAPVSDFLQAIESLKPTAIVGVSGMPRTFTKPVVEAMARLNPHPIVFALSNPTSKAECTAEEAYTWSEGRAVYASGSPFPPVSYKGKTFVPGQGNNAYIFPGVGLGVIASEAARVTDEMFFVAARKLAEMVTEDDLAQGRIFPSLTRIREVSAVIAAAVAEVTFHRGLTTMNRPADLSAHIKAQMYDPEYEEYV
- a CDS encoding bifunctional hydroxymethylpyrimidine kinase/phosphomethylpyrimidine kinase, which translates into the protein MEGGAGTGKHRGRELTVFRSPRLESMHTHGSGCTFASAITAGLAKGLTPQDAVKRAKDYVTEAIRKGVSMGSGHGPTNHLAGVSSRW
- a CDS encoding AIR synthase family protein — its product is MSFPPGKLPVGILERLIRTYTSTIHGVVVGASIGEDAAAIDFGEKYLLAKTDPVTFVAEDIGTYTIFVNSNDIASMGGRPRWFLATVLLPENGTTEELVERIFDQLSSACRRIDVAFCGGHTEITVGIDRPILVGTMLGEVEKDRLITTGGARPGDDILLTKAIAIEGTSILARERGEEIAGLFGEEFLARCRNLAEKPGISVLEDARIAMQEGRVHAMHDPTEGGLANALHEVAAAADAGLLVEEERIPILDECRILCRHYGLDPLGFIASGSLLIMVEPSDSGKIKRSLEEAGVPAAIIGRITGKEEGVKSRSEGRTKDLPRFDRDEITKILQGE
- a CDS encoding dodecin family protein; protein product: MHVGKVVEITAASTKSFEDAIAVGIERASKTLKNVQGAWVKEQKVKVKDGKITQYRVDLMVTFLLEE
- a CDS encoding cold shock domain-containing protein; translation: MFEAFRRRRRDFDHFPYVNTRLHHEGHDSSFALREPKRIFPSRITAIDGNQGPVDVPTIVYSIQFTVNCRRIKSDPSGFLATRNRPARRRLEDYARQRNQRVKFHESPPHGHITRLDYGKGYGFIETPDGREIYFHRNSVLEANFDRLEVGDPVRFHEETGEEGPQASTVHVERKVRATG